The following coding sequences are from one Cervus canadensis isolate Bull #8, Minnesota chromosome 4, ASM1932006v1, whole genome shotgun sequence window:
- the GRPEL2 gene encoding grpE protein homolog 2, mitochondrial, giving the protein MAARLLWAVRRQMQPLASHAASEGRGWLHPFSTATQRTAGEDCNSEDPPDELGPSLAERALKLKAVKLEKEVQDLTVRYQRAVADSENIRRRTQRCVEDAKIFGIQSFCKDLVEVADILEKTTECISEETEPADQKLTLEKIFRGLSLLEAKLKSVFAKHGLEKMTPIGDKYDPHEHELICHVPAGVGVQPGTVAFVRQDGYKLHGRTIRLAQVEVAVESQRRL; this is encoded by the exons AtggccgccaggctcctgtgggcGGTCCGGCGGCAGATGCAGCCCCTGGCCTCGCATGCCGCGTCCGAGGGCAG GGGATGGCTGCATCCTTTCAGCACTGCCACTCAGAGAACCGCTGGTGAAGACTGCAATTCTGAGGACCCCCCTGATGAACTGGGACCCTCTCTTGCAGAACGCGCcttaaagctaaaagctgttaaactggagaaggaagtccAAGATTTAACA GTGAGATACCAGAGAGCTGTAGCTGACAGTGAAAATATAAGAAGGCGAACCCAGAGATGTGTAGAAGATGCCAAGATATTTG GAATTCAGAGTTTCTGTAAGGATTTGGTGGAGGTTGCAGACATTTTGGAGAAGACTACAGAGTGTATTTCTGAAGAAACAGAGCCTGCAGACCAGAAGCTTACTCTGGAGAAGATCTTCCGAGGATTGTCACTTTTAGAAGCAAAGCTGAAAAGTGTGTTCGCCAAACACGGCCTGGAGAAGATGACACCCATCGGTGACAAATACGACCCTCATGAGCATGAACTCATTTGTCACGTGCCAGCTGGTGTTGGGGTGCAGCCTGGCACCGTGGCATTTGTAAGGCAAGACGGCTACAAGCTTCATGGCCGCACCATTAGACTTGCCCAGGTTGAAGTGGCAGTAGAGTCTCAGAGAAGACTGTGA